AATTCTTCTTTCGTATCTAATCCTTTCTAGAAAGAGAGGCCAGCCTACGAATCAAGCCACTGAAAATATTGAATTAGAAATTCTCAAAAATGAAAATAGAGAACTGAAGACAGAACAGAAAAGCCAAACCCAACAAAGAGATGAGCTTATTCGTCACCAGTCCATGAATGAACTCTCTCAGAAAGAGATCATAGAGTTAAAAGATGAAAACCAAAGGCTTAAAGAGATGATTCTTCAGAAGGAGGAAAGAATCACCGAGAACAAAGTAAGCATCTCGAAATGGCAGTCTTCTCATGAGCAACTTAAGATAGAGAATGCCTATATAAAGTCGAAGGAGATAGATCTTACACAACAATTGAAAGCTCGCGAAGAGACGCTTAACGAGAAATATATCACGATTTCTAACCTAGAGTTGGAGAACAAAAATATGCATCAGAAAGTAGTACAAGAACGAGAAAGTATTGTAGAGACAAAACAGCAACTACAGAAAGAGTTTGAACTACTTGCAAATAGGATACTAGAGAACAACACCCAACGCTTTGCTAATAATAACAAAGCATCGATGGATGCCATATTAAAGCCTCTTCAAGAGAATATTGCCCTCTTTAAGGGCAAAGTAGAAGAGGTATACGATAAAGAGTCGAAACAACGCTTTAGCCTCGAACAAGAGGTAAAGAAGTTAATGGAACTGAACCATCGAATCAGTGCCGATGCCCAAAGCCTTACTCATGCACTTAAGGGAGAGAGCAAAGTACAAGGAAACTGGGGAGAGATGATACTAGAGTCGATCTTAGAGAAATCGGGACTACGTAAAGGGGAAGAGTACTTTATGGAACATGTCCTTAGAGATCAAGAGGGGAAGAGGTTGCGTAATGAGCATGGGAATACAATGCGTCCTGATGCAGTGATTGTATATCCCGACAACAGACAGGTGATTGTGGATGCCAAAGTATCCCTCAATGCCTATATTCGCTACTGCGAAACGACAGACCCTGAGCAACAAGAGTTGGAACTAAAGAGTCACGTGGATGCCATCAAGAAGCATGTGGTGACTTTAAGCAATAAGTCATATGATGACTATCCAGAGGCACTAGACTTCACCATGATGTTTATACCAAACGAACCTGCCTATATGGCAGCAATGAAGCATGAGCCTCAACTATGGCAATATGCATATGAGAAGAGAATTTTGATCCTCTCTCCTACAAACCTTATCACGGCACTGAAACTGGTGTCAGATCTATGGAAGAGAGAGCACCAAAACCTTAATGCATTAGAGATTGCAGAGAGAGGAGGCAAACTATACGATAAATTTGTTGGATTTATAGAAAACCTACAGAAGGTAGACAAAAACCTATCACAAGCACAAGGAAGTTTTCAAGAGGCTTTCAAACAGCTTCATACAGGAAAAGATAACCTAGTTCGACAGACACAGAGGTTAAAAGATCTAGGAGTAAAGAGTAAGAAACGTATCCCTGAACAATATCTTTCGGAATCGGATACTCCAGAAATAGAGTAAAGAAAAGAGGGGATCAGCTCCCCTCCAAAATGTTTTATTGTTATAGAGAAACTCATAAAAGAGAAGATAACGAAGCCTAATAATGATCCTCCAAAACGATCTATTATTATTGGTGTGCCTGAGATAGAGTGAAAAAAAAGAGCAAAGCATGGAGACTTCTTATGCTATGCTCTTATTTTATAAAAACCTACACGGTATAGAATGGGTTGGCTTGTGCTGTGGGTGTAATCACAAGATCATTGATACATACATGCTTTGGTGTGTTGGTCACATAGACTATCGCATCTGCAATATCTTCTGCTAGAAGAGGGGCAAATTGCTGATATACCTTATCTGCTCGCGCTGCATCCCCTTTAAAACGAACCAATGAAAACTCTGTCTCCACCATTCCTGGCGCAATATTAGTTACTTTGATATTGTCTTGAATCATATCGACACGCATCGCTTTACTTAGTGCATCAACTGCATGCTTCGTCGCACAATATACATTTCCAAAACGATAGACATCTTTTCCTGCAATCGAAGAGACATTGATGATGTGTCCCTCTTGTACTTCTACCATTTTGGGAGCGATAGCCCTCGTCATATATAGCAACCCTTTTATATTGGTGTCAATCATTCGTTCCCAGTCGTCCACAACCCCTTCATGAAGAAGTTCTAATCCAACAGCCAATCCAGCATTATTAATCAATACATCAACGGTACCGACAGTATGAAATATCTCTTTCACAGCGACATCTACCTCCTCCTTTTTGGTAATATCGAAACAGAAAGCATACGCATCCACCCCTTTAGAACTAAGATTCTCAACCATAGTATTTAATCGATCTTGACGTCTTCCAGTAAGTACCAAGCGGTGGCCTTCCACTCCAAACTTAGAAGCACAGGCTTCTCCTATCCCAGCAGTTGCACCTGTGATTAATATTGTCTTCATTATTATAGTTTTATATTTTTTAAAAAAAGGCACTTCATAAGAAGCCTGCCATGAGTTATTTAAAGGTATAAAAAAGAAGAGTGAAAGCAGCCCTTTTGTTTGGGAAAAACCTATAGATAAGAGACAATCAACTAGAGAATAACAATGTGATAAAATAAAAAAGAAGAGATAAAAGACAGAGACAAAGTGTGGTGAGAAGAAAGAGACTTCGTACATGATAGGTATCGTCTTTAGAATATTTTCCCTCTGAATATGAAGAAATACCAAATATACCCATCTCCAAAAAGTAAAGTAGTATCGATAGAAAAGATGAACTGTAATAATTGAGTATGAATACTCCAATCTCTACATAGAGTCCTTAATACTATTTATACGGATAGTGCAGGTAATCAACCACCTTTGTCATCTCTCCATCAAAATCAAAGAAAGTACAGTTATCCCAAGAAGAACTAGTTCCCCAAAAGTCTTTCATATGAGAAGAGATCCAAGCAGGTTCCCAAATAATAACACCCGAAGCCCCTGCGTCCATCATCATTTGGGTTAAATCGATCATATACTGTTTTTGACCGTCCAAAGTGAAAGGGTATCCTTCAAGAGGCTCTTGACTACCAAAGCTATTAGGATAGTTATCGGCATCGGCAATAGTAAATGGATAGGAGGTCTCTAAAAGCATCACCTCTTTTCCAATCGAGTTTTTAAAATCTCTAATATGGTCTTCCAACTGGGCAAATGCAATCTGTTTGTGCCATATATAATAGTAAGAGAAGCCTGCCACATCATAGTCAGTCACTCCTCCTTTACCGCTAATATTATCGAACCACCAAGAGAGATTCTTCGGATCAGCAACATGAAGTACCACTTTACTATCTCCACCAAATTCTCTATTAATATGACGCACTGCACGAATCCCTTCATTGATCACCTGCCCTTGGTTGTCCCAGTGATCATCATAGACAGAGAGTTTCGGGAAGTTGGCTTTGGTATCAGTAGATAGTATCCCTCCATTTATCTCATTTCCTATCTGAACAAACTCAGGAAGGTGGTTCTGAAGTGCCATCTTCTTCAAAAGAGAGTAGGTATAGTTATAGACAGAATCCTTCAGAACTGTTATGTTATCAATATTCTCCCATGCCTTTGGGGGAGATTGATGAGAAGGGTCCGCCCAAGTATCTGAATAGTGGATATCTAAAAGGACTGCAGCCCCTTCCCTCTTTGCAAGAGAGATCGACTTCATCACATCCTCTAAGCCACTATACAGTGGAGTCGAGTCGCCATATATAGACTTCACCCAATCAGGATTATGCCACAGACGAAGACGAACCAAATTGGCCCCTTTTTTCACCAAAAAATGATAAGGAGTCGAGACTTCACCGTTCTCTTTATATACTCCTCCATGATCCATGACTTGATTCACATAGCTCAGGTCTACCCCATGGTAAAAGGAATTATCCGAAGGAAGAGGCTTATCTGGTGTCACAACCTCTTCTTTCGTGGAGCAAGAAGCGAAACATCCCCCAACAGAGAGTAACGCAAACCATACGAACACATGATAAAGTCTCATAAAACGATGTTTTAACCATTACTATTTGACCCCTAT
The Prolixibacteraceae bacterium DNA segment above includes these coding regions:
- a CDS encoding SDR family NAD(P)-dependent oxidoreductase, yielding MMKTILITGATAGIGEACASKFGVEGHRLVLTGRRQDRLNTMVENLSSKGVDAYAFCFDITKKEEVDVAVKEIFHTVGTVDVLINNAGLAVGLELLHEGVVDDWERMIDTNIKGLLYMTRAIAPKMVEVQEGHIINVSSIAGKDVYRFGNVYCATKHAVDALSKAMRVDMIQDNIKVTNIAPGMVETEFSLVRFKGDAARADKVYQQFAPLLAEDIADAIVYVTNTPKHVCINDLVITPTAQANPFYTV
- a CDS encoding arabinogalactan endo-1,4-beta-galactosidase yields the protein MRLYHVFVWFALLSVGGCFASCSTKEEVVTPDKPLPSDNSFYHGVDLSYVNQVMDHGGVYKENGEVSTPYHFLVKKGANLVRLRLWHNPDWVKSIYGDSTPLYSGLEDVMKSISLAKREGAAVLLDIHYSDTWADPSHQSPPKAWENIDNITVLKDSVYNYTYSLLKKMALQNHLPEFVQIGNEINGGILSTDTKANFPKLSVYDDHWDNQGQVINEGIRAVRHINREFGGDSKVVLHVADPKNLSWWFDNISGKGGVTDYDVAGFSYYYIWHKQIAFAQLEDHIRDFKNSIGKEVMLLETSYPFTIADADNYPNSFGSQEPLEGYPFTLDGQKQYMIDLTQMMMDAGASGVIIWEPAWISSHMKDFWGTSSSWDNCTFFDFDGEMTKVVDYLHYPYK
- the rmuC gene encoding DNA recombination protein RmuC — translated: MIETILLICILILLSYLILSRKRGQPTNQATENIELEILKNENRELKTEQKSQTQQRDELIRHQSMNELSQKEIIELKDENQRLKEMILQKEERITENKVSISKWQSSHEQLKIENAYIKSKEIDLTQQLKAREETLNEKYITISNLELENKNMHQKVVQERESIVETKQQLQKEFELLANRILENNTQRFANNNKASMDAILKPLQENIALFKGKVEEVYDKESKQRFSLEQEVKKLMELNHRISADAQSLTHALKGESKVQGNWGEMILESILEKSGLRKGEEYFMEHVLRDQEGKRLRNEHGNTMRPDAVIVYPDNRQVIVDAKVSLNAYIRYCETTDPEQQELELKSHVDAIKKHVVTLSNKSYDDYPEALDFTMMFIPNEPAYMAAMKHEPQLWQYAYEKRILILSPTNLITALKLVSDLWKREHQNLNALEIAERGGKLYDKFVGFIENLQKVDKNLSQAQGSFQEAFKQLHTGKDNLVRQTQRLKDLGVKSKKRIPEQYLSESDTPEIE